CTGTTAGGAACAGGGAAAACTTGAGCTCAGTTTGTTTAATGCCTGAGAATGACCTACAAAATCAAGTCTTCTGGTAAAATCATGGGAGCCTGCAACTCCAGCTGTTACCCCTTCATGTGtgtaatacagcacacacaacacgGAAACCCCTGGCCTAAAAAATCCTTGGCACAGAAAACTTTCAGTCAGAGATGTTAACACCAACTTCCCAGTATTAAGTGGCCACAAGACCCGTTGTAACTGGAGGAACTCCCAGTTTCGGAGGTAGTGTAGTTGATTCATCCTCTCTCTCCTGGCTAAAGCATCCACAAACAAGACAGTTGTAGCTGACCACACTGTGCTGAGGGCATGCTGTGGCCAGGCATCAAGTCAGCCTTTCACAGCTTGGTTCAGTTCCTCAGTTGGCAGAAGTGCCAGGACTGCTCTGAGCCAGAATTCAGGACCAGTGCTCAACAGACCTTTAACTCCTATTGCTTTCCCTGCTTCACAACATCACCAGCGCTGCTGCAAGACTACGAAAAACCAGATCTAGTTTTAGTTCTGGGACAGATTCATTTTCCCCATGAAAGAGGCATCCTGAGAACTTCATCCACTAGGGTGGGGAAAGAAACCCAAAGTTCATGTTTTTTCCCCACAGTCCAATCAGTCTTAACTCTCAATGCCAGCTCTTTCTATTTCCCTTTACCCCTCCTGCCTCTGAGGCCCTACCCATGCTGGATTCATCTGTCTGCAAGATCTCTTCATGTTTGTAGGTGCCATTCATTATCCTGGTGGATGAATTTTCCAGGACTCCATTGGGGTAATGTTCAGCCTCCATTTCCATCTCGCTGTCACTAAagtgaaaggaggaaagaaaggtcATGTATCTTAattagaaagggaagaaattaagAACTCAGATGCCAAAACACAGAATCCAGGAATCATTCAAGtgggaaaagacccttgggataattgagtccaaccctcagcccgactctacaaagtcctcccctaccccacatcccctcacagctcatccaaacggcccttaaacacacccagggatggggactccaccccctccctgggcagcctattccactctctgaccactctgtctgggaacaattttttcctcacgtccagtctgaccctcccctgttgcagtttaaagccgttcccccttgttctgtcactaatcacctgtgagcagagcccagcaccaacctctctacagtggtGCCCAGCAATGGTCAGTAGACCAGAAAAAGTGCCAGCTGGGCTACAGAGGGCCAGATGGGCTAATTCAGCGTAGCAAAAATTGTTGCAGGTTTCTGAAGACAATTTATGAAACAGGTTTCTGTTCCAAGAGTACCTGTCATTATTACAGGTGCAGACTGCTTACCATTTTCCGTTCAGGAAGCAGTTATATCTGAGACAGTGAACAACAGCTAGACAACAGGTAACATACTAACACACTAAACATGAGGGAAATGTTGGCTATGGTAAGCCATCAACCCTTGCAAAAAGTGCAATACAGAACACAGGGGCTCTAGGCTTAAGTGTTTGAGGCAGCAGTGTGAATGAGATTGCTGATTAACTAAAATGATGATAAAATCTTGTTGGGACTTGGgctctacatttaaaaaaagaatcataaATCCAGCATTATCAAACGATTCTGGTAAATTGAGTTTGAACAAGTGTTTCTCACACAGTTACGTGCTGAGGGtaagaaggatgatccaggaaattacaggcctgtcagcttgatttcagtgcccaggaagctgatggagcagctcatcctgagtgccagcATACAACACATGTAggacaaacagatgctcaggcccagtcagcatgggtttatggaaggcaggtcctggttgacaaacctgatctccttctacgacagggcgacatgcttattggatgagggaaaggctgtggatgttgtctatcttgacaacaaggcctttgacaccgtttcccacagcattctcctggcaaaactggctacTCGTGGCTGGGCACACGCTTTCCTGGGTAAAACTGGATGGacggccaggcccaaagagtggtggagttaaatccagttgggggccggtcacaagtggtgtcccccagggctgggcgttggggccactcctgtgcgaactttactgatgatctagaggaggagATCGAGTGCCCcctgtcagtttgcagatgacacccagttgggtgggagtgttgatctgctcgagggtagggaggctctgcagagagacctggacaggctggagccatgggctgagcccaactgcatgagcttcaataagggcaaatgacgggagctgcccttgggccacaacaacccccagcagcgctacaggcttggggaggagtggctggagagctgccagtcagagagggacctgggggtgttgactgacagccggctgaacaggagtgctcaggtggccaagaaggccaatggcatcctggcttgtgtcagcaatagcgtggccagcaggggcaggggagggatctcacccctgtactcggcactggtgaggccacacaccgattcctgggttcagttttgggcccctcactacaaaaaggacattgaatgacttgagtgtgtcccgagaagggcaacggagctggggcagggtctggagcacaggtctgatggggagcggctgagggaactgggggggtttagtctggagaagaggaggctgaggggagacctcctggccctctacagctccctgaaaggagggtgcagagaggggggatgagtctcttgagccaaggaaccagcgccaggacaggagggaatggcctcaagctgcaccagggcagggtcaggctggctctgaggaaggatttctgtgcagaaggggttgttgggcgttggaatgggctgcccagggcgggggggagtccccatccctcgagttgtttaagagtagggttgacccagtgctgagggatctggtggagatgggaactgttaatgttaggttgatggttggactggatgatcttcaaggtcttttccaacctagaaaattctgtgattctgtatggcTCTCAAGAGGTCACGATAGAGGCTACAAACTGTCCTGCAAACTGTGCTCAGCACAGTACTCAGAGGCTGAGTGTCAGCTGCAATTAGCAAGAGTTTCTACTAACCACAAGGATACCCTCTTCTCCAGCAGGGCCTCGCACAGCCTTGCAACACCAGCCTGGGAAGTGAGCCCAAAGGCAGCTCAGTTTTCACTACGGCTCAATATGCTCCGAACTCCAGTAAATGCAGCAATAACTACATCGCTCTCCTGGACCACCTATGGCTTCTTGGAGAAGGGAGGGTTTCTAAAGGTCTGACTTGCTGTCGTAAGTATGAAACAAATTATTGCTGATTCAGAGGCTCATCTGGAAGGAACTGGGCAACAGGTAGAGGCAGACCAAGAAAATTACTCAAGAGGGCACTGCGCAAACCCAGTAATGAGTTGAGCTGCTGCCTCACCCACTAAAGAGCAGGCAAGCTGCTTAGCAGCAGTAATTGACTGGCTGAGGCAGTAGCAACAAAACCAGGCTCAAGAGGAGAGCTTCTATGCCAACAATCGTGTTGGGCTCTGACAGCATCAGTTTAATGGGACAGCTTGGTGCCTGAATACAAGAGCATCATAATATTCTTTATGAGATGAGCCTCCAAGACTGAGCCAGAGCAGGGGAACTGTAACAGACTTGTGTCTGCTGGGAACAGTAATGACCTTGTAGATATAAAGAGTTATTCTGTTGTTCAAAAGAGCAGGACAGGTGTCTTTCTGGCTCCTCAGAAAGCAGACTGAGCCCTCTTCCACCATCTCACTCTCCTCAGGcatctacaaaggaaaaaaaatacctggtTTCTTGGTTACTCGTACTACTGTGCTGCTGAGATTTGGTAGAATCTGTAGAATTGGACTCAGAGTAGTTCACagatgagggggaggaggaggaggaagatgaagatgatgaacTCAGTGTTGGATATTTACTGTGactctgtttgctttttgtggACATGACTCCATTGCTACAGGTCGGACTATCTGCTCCTGAAAGTCAAGAAGAAACGGAAAAATGAGACCATACAGACAATATCACTCTATTGTGAAGTAAACAATTTAGCAAGAGAGCAGGCCccaaaggaagaaagcaaaataagacTGAAGATCTTAAATTATGATTCATAGTTCTTAAATTCAATGGGGTTTAGAGAAAACACAAATTAATATGGAAAGAACCCCACTGCTCACCAGCAACATCTAAGCTTAAGGAAGTTTGAAAAATGAGCTGTAAATAATTGGCAGATTGGCAGAAACAGCTCACACAAGTACAAAAAATATTGTTGAAATATGAAGCATGGGTGGTTCGTAAAGAAGTTTACAAACTCTCTCCTcacaaatatttctcataaatCCTTTACCcaggaaaacaatgaaaacacaGGTGAAAACTGGGCCACCACAAGTATTTTTGCAAGCAGAacttcccaggcattccacaaccTATCTTACATTAGGGATATACCTGATTCACACAACACTTTGCAGCTCTTAATCACAAGCTAACCTTCCTCATTTAGGAGAACTGAAAGGAGACTCAGGCTTGAAATCTCATCCACACACAAAAGGTGCCTATCAAGCTGTGGAACTTACTCACTGACACAGGACACAAACCTTTGGTCACTACCCACAGGTTTTATACAGCTTCAGAAATGACTGGATAAACTCACAGGGGCTCTTTAATACCAAGACAACTGCAAATCATTACGggcttaaataatattttggaaaaacCTCACTATGGGCTTGCCTTCTTCATATATTCTTCCCTAGGCAACCAATATTGACTACAGGACCTTGCTTAGATGATGCGACCTGGCATGGCTGTTCCTCCAGAAGTGATGGTGATATAGCCAAATTCATCAGCTGATCCCATGATTGTATTTATAGCTAGggaatttattcatatttttatcaCAACAACACATTCAAACAACATCTTTGTTGGTTTTCTACATTTTAATGACAAAGATGCAGTAGACTGTGCACAACAGTTCTGCTTAATCTTTGAAACATGCACTGATGAAATGATCATTATTTTGAAAGTACAAGGTCTGACAGAGGTGCAAGGAGATGTCCCATGTACAGAGACAAATATATATGAATACTGCCTTGCAtcacagtttttttttttaatgtaggcaTCTCCTGGTTGACAACAGGAATTACCAAGAGCTTTTATGGACTGATGGGATCATTCTGACTATTTAGCCAGAGAAACATACTCAGGGTTTCTCACAACACAATACAGGAAACAAAGATCCTAGCTTGGGAAGGTGAGTGACAGCTTGAAGGCATTCAAGTAATTGTCTTCCCTTCCCTTAAATGTTTGCCTGCCCACAGTTTGTCACAAGCAGCAGTGGGAATACCGAAACAAAATACACTCGGATGGCTGTGAGCAGCTCAAGGAAGCAGCCCAGATTGTTTTCAGGGGCTCTGCATGTCATACTCCCTGGCCCATTCCATCTACAAAGCCATAGTCACAAATTATCTAGGGAAGGTATCGTAGGTGTCCTGCTTTATCTTGTTCTTTCCACTTCAAATCCTAAAGTTTAATTTCCCAAACTGCAAGGAGTTGATACTCCAGAGATGGGTTTTGCAGGTACAGAACTGTTCCCTTCTCAAATGTTTAGAGTTTGCAAGGTAAAGTCCATGGGAGAGGGAGAAGCTTTCATGCAAGGCATCCCTCTAATCTTTCGCTCAGCTGGCCGGAAAGGTGTATTTTCTGCTTGGCTCCTACTGGAAAGGAATTCTTTTGCAGACTCCAAGGTAAAggaaacaggttttgtttttcgCTTATAGCTCGGTCAGTGAAACACTGAATCACTAGTGGCTGCACTAAAAGGCCACCTTCAAAAGCTTCTtcactctggaaaaaaaactgCTCTGCAGACAATTGTCTATGGAAAATGACTAATGCAAACTCAACTCTGTAACAGTACAGAGACACCCATGATACCAGTATGTACTCTCAGCTGGgtatcagaaaagaaagaagaatttcacagaatcattcaggctggaaaagcccctcgggatcatcgagtccaacgaTCAGTCCTACTctagttctcccctaccccacatcccccacagctcacccaaacgacccttaaacacacccagggatggggactccaccccctccctgggcagcctattccactctctgaccactctgtctgggaacaATTTCATAGAATAATGCATGGAAAGGAGCAGGTAATGTAATACACAACCATGTCCACCTTTGACATTTACTCTAGGGAGACAGAGAAAACACACTTACCGGTACTATGAACGTGTGAGTTGCTTGATCCATGTCTAGGACTTAAGCTGGGGGACCCGGGGTAACTGTCCTGGGATCTGGGGCTGCGGGCACTGAAACAACGTACTTCGCTGTCTGTCCCATTCACCATCTCCACAAACTGCCGACACCTGATTTCATaggagggaagaaggagaaaagggtGCGTGACAGCCAGGATGCTCTGCATTGAGGTTTCCTTAGTTACTGAGTGGAGAAGTCCTAGAAACTGCATAAGAGTTAGATTTCTTGGCTTTCAAAAGTACATTTCAGACTCCTGGTACCTTTGTATTGCAAGTGATCTGATCGTGCTACAGGAGGAAGAAGTTCAAAAACGGCAACTTTGATGCTAGTGAACATTGAGACATTCCCCAAAAGTAAGTATATTTCCACTGTGCTAAGAAGAAACTCTTCACTTCATCTCCACCACCTCTTCGGGTACTCCAAAATTCaattgtgagggtttttttcagggagaaaatactaAATACGCTGAACATTATAGCTCCCCTGCTACTCCATCAACTTTGAAATACTGATGGCCAATGGAAAATAGAGAAGGAAGGGTAATAAATGCAATATCCACAGTGACAATGAGGATAGCTCCTCATTTAGCTTTACTGGGATTTATCCTTATATGTCTCAGGAGGCCGGGGAGAGACACTCTGTACAGCTGGGAGAACTAGGCCACATAAGCACTTTTTTCCTTTAGTCTCTACCCCAGATAGCCTTTTCCATACATCTGCCTTTCTAGGAACCTTCACAGCAACTGCTACATGCTCCAGTGTTGCAAGATCTCCACAAGATTTCATCTACCTCTGCTTGACCTCATGAGGCAAAGCCATACTAGGTCTGAGCAGCAACAAAAGGGCTACATTTACATTGCTACAAGCACTGTGCAAAGGACTGAACCTATGTCCTCTCCCACTTGCTCCTGAAGGGCTATCAAGCAGTTTGAATTCAGGCCAAGGTGTGCAGCCAGACTGGATGGCTGGACAGcctctttcctctctccttcatCTACACATTTCAGCACTAGGGAGTATAAAGCTATTCATACTTACTTTAACATGAAGAGTAGGTTGGGGTTATGTTCTAGGAGGCCAGGATAGAGCTGCTGGGTGGCTTCTATAGCCTCTCCCACTCTGCCTGCTAATACTAGCTTCTGTATTCCTGAAAGCAAAAGGAGACCTATTGACACACAGGACCAGCCAACAAGAATGGCCAGAAGAGTTGTCTCATGTACACCACACAGCTCCCCACTACCACCTTGTACAAGGGCTAGGGAGAACTGGGGACCACATTTTGTTTATTATGGATTAGGGTGAAGAAAAGCCTGTGAAAATGAGGGAGAATTTGTTAGTAGCTCAGAAACACCAAGAGAAGAAAGATCTGAAGGATGAGGTAGGCGCACTGGGGTGGGGAGCTCTGGGACTTTAGTCACAGAGCTATGAAGcaatggaaaagaaagcaagacatGAGAGCTGGTTGGGAGCAAGGAGTCTGCTGGGGAAATTACAGTTTCAGAGGAGAAGCCCTTAGATCACCCCCCACATCACATCTGCTGGCTGGTTCACACTTGGAAGCATATGTATGGGTGAGCATCAGATAAGCAGAGTATTCTTAGGGGGTCTGTGGGCTTAAACCATAGCACAGTACGGTTTTCCCAATACCCCTAGCTCTAAGCAGAAGCAATTTTACTGACAAAACTGGGTTCCTGCAAGTCCCACCTCAATATATTCCCAGAGAAGTAACCTGAGCTTGGCCTGCAATGAGAATGTGGCACCTCTAAGTTAGCTCCAAAAATCAGCTATTGACTAAGCTAGAAAGAGTTCAACAAGTTGTACACTTCTAGGAGGTGCAAAGACACAAGGCAGAAGCCATCTATCATCCTGGGTGTTCATGTCCCACATAGGCTTCTTCAGTGGGTCGGAAGACACAAGTGCAAGACTTGAGATCCCATCCCTGAACACTCGGAGAAGCTGCTGCTCTACAGAGGttcacattttacttttttttctaagTGTACTTAAAACTAAACCTAAATGTACTTAAAACTAAAAATGCATTGCATTTCCCTCTGTTTTTCCAGGATTCCTTACAAACAACAGAGAGAAGGTTTTGGATTGCCTGTGAGGTGCTTTGCAAGCAGAAGCTGTAATAACAACCAGCTGTGACTTCTGCAAATCATGAGCAGTTCAAAGACCAGGCTAGTAATCCTCATTAGCAAACCCCGGTAACAATCTGCAATGACTTGTCTTGGCTCCCACTTCTCAGTGCTTGTTTACTTGTTTTGTAGCTGAAAGATAAAACCAAAGTCATGGCTCTCACACCAATGTGTGTTGCACAGTCTCCTTCATTTCACTGTTTCTTCTACTTACTTGCATGTCCGTTTTCATGTCTCGCTGCTTCTGACAGCTCTCTTTGCCTTGTTTGGCAACTCTCACAGATGTCGTTGTcttttatattttcctctctttttgttttcccatcTGTGTTTTCCTCACACCTTTTATTTAAGCCCCAACTTCACAGCTCTATATTCCTTCCCTCCATCTGCATTGTCACCTGTCCTCAGACAAACGAGACTGCACTGTCTTGCGTGCCTCCCATACGCCTTTACCAATTAAACCCACACCAGCAAGAACAGTCGCTGGGGTCAGGGTTGCATAATGCATGACCTGGAAAGCAAAAAGCCCATCAGCACTAATGGGCAGCAACTACAAGTTATTTTGGGTACTAAGCAGAGTCCCCAAATGAACCTGAATGCTGGCTAAGCGTATGTAATGTATGGAAAGCGAGCAACAAAGGGGCACGATGCTCCTGATACGAAACAGTCACATGAGAAACAGTTCACAAAGGGAAGGGAAATGTACAGAGCGGGGTGTAGCCTGCATTCAACAGCCACGAGAATGCAGAAAACACACCAATGTTCTGTGACTCTGCAGTCTGAGCCTCTGaatagaaaagctaaaaaaaaaaaagtacagcaggAGAAAGCTGCAAGCCTTATTCTGCAGGAACAAAAAGCACTTACAGCCTTACCAGCTGAGAGATGAGCCACTTCAGAGGAAACAGCAGTAACCAAAACAGACACAGAATATAAATTCTTCACCTACTGTGAGCTAAACATTTTGCCTATGAATTTGCAAACCCCTTAGGTATGCAAAAAATTCACCTGAAGACAAGAAGTGCAAAGGGATTGGAAGACTCATTAACTCTGGGAGCTGTAGTTAAAACAGATTGATGTGTCTGGGTCCTTGCGACCATGCTAATGAAAGTGACCCTGCTGCAACAGACTGCATCAAAGAACCCAAATCCAAAGGGATCTCTGGTGCACAGTGATCTCAGTTCAGGTAAAGTCCAAGGTAATCATTCCATTCTCCACTGATTTAGCACTATCTCCCAGAAAGCACCTTTTTTCCTAGATATTATGTTTAGCCTGATGTGTGAAACTGCTGGACTCAAAGCTAAGAATTACCTCTCTTCCAGGATTCAGCTATTCATTTTCAACAAGACTGAGTAAAATTAACGAAGTTGATCAGAAGACTTATACTCAACACTAACAGGCATGCAGGTCACTTCTCAGAGCAGACGGACAAAGAAAAGAATAGGGCAGTTCTTGAGGCAGAGATGACAGAGGGTGGAGAGGACACAGTGATGACGGGAAAAGTGCTTCCAGCAGTGGTTCCCAAGCTCTACTGACCCACAGGCAGCAACACTAAGTCAGCAGTGTGCTATGGACAGCTTTGTACTGTCATGGAGTAACTTTTCTACTTCCACAGCACTTCATTCCTCTGCAGAGTCTTCAAGACAACACATGGCCAGCAGGCCACATTTTGGGAACAACTACCCAAGAGACTTACTTTGTCTATTCTTTATTGAGGTCTGTTCTTCCTGGATCGTGGTGTCTGTGACTCCGGCAAAGGCAGTTGCTGTTGAACAGTACCCATGATGAACCAAATATGATGAAACCAtactagaaaatacaaacagat
The Athene noctua chromosome 9, bAthNoc1.hap1.1, whole genome shotgun sequence DNA segment above includes these coding regions:
- the RANBP10 gene encoding ran-binding protein 10 isoform X4, yielding MREWRAKIQSTIKRFPIGDRLGEWQAMLQNMVSSYLVHHGYCSTATAFAGVTDTTIQEEQTSIKNRQRIQKLVLAGRVGEAIEATQQLYPGLLEHNPNLLFMLKCRQFVEMVNGTDSEVRCFSARSPRSQDSYPGSPSLSPRHGSSNSHVHSTGADSPTCSNGVMSTKSKQSHSKYPTLSSSSSSSSSSSPSSVNYSESNSTDSTKSQQHSSTSNQETSDSEMEMEAEHYPNGVLENSSTRIMNGTYKHEEILQTDESSMEDSCPQRQLCGGNHAATERMIQFGRELQMLSEQLCREYGKNTMHKKMLQDAFSLLAYSDPWNCPVGQQLDPIQREPVCAALNSAILESQNLPKQPPLMLALGQASECLRLMARVGLGSCSFARVDDYLH